A single region of the Brienomyrus brachyistius isolate T26 chromosome 10, BBRACH_0.4, whole genome shotgun sequence genome encodes:
- the mars2 gene encoding methionine--tRNA ligase, mitochondrial isoform X2 — MLMCGVTSKFSTGTDEHGLKIQQAAACAGEDPLTFCTEVSGQFRHLFEKCDISYTDFIRTTDERHRRAVEQFWAVLQRGGHIYKGTYEGWYSTQDESFLTPTQVGDSTDCDGTAIKVSLESGHKVEWMKEKNYMFRLSAFRHALQRWLAETPGAIQPERFRHTVLQWLQDELPDLSVSRQRGRLQWGVPVPGDPEQTVYVWLDALVNYLTAAGFPEQQPRWWAAARHVIGKDILKFHAIYWPAFLLAAGLPLPRAILVHSHWTVEGQKMSKSRGNVVKPLEASRLLTTDGLRYFLLRQGVPDSDCDFYEDKAVKLLNSELADTLGGLLNRCTALSLNPEQVYPRFCATSFPREGAAGVGGRTVPEDYAMLESVEALPGLVAQHYESLQAYKALEGVAACVRHTNGFIQRHTPWKLDRGSPGDRCWLDTILHVSLESLRIYGILLQPAVPLLADKLLSRLGVSPEERAWGNLCFLARHRGDACPFEGRALGPDTGLFFPRLDRPKASKSDSKSR, encoded by the exons ATGCTCATGTGTGGTGTCACATCCAAGTTCTCCACTG GCACTGATGAGCATGGGTTAAAAATCCAGCAGGCGGCTGCCTGTGCCGGAGAGGATCCTCTGACCTTCTGCACTGAGGTGTCGGGACAGTTCAGGCACCTCTTTGAAAAGTGTGACATCTCTTACACGGACTTCATCAGGACGACAGACGAGAGGCACCGCCGTGCCGTGGAGCAGTTCTGGGCTGTGCTGCAGCGGGGAGGCCACATCTACAAGGGCACTTATGAAGGCTGGTACTCCACACAGGATGAGAGCTTCCTCACGCCCACCCAGGTCGGTGACAGCACCGACTGTGATGGAACGGCCATCAAGGTTTCACTCGAGAGCGGCCACAAG GTGGAGTGGATGAAGGAGAAGAACTACATGTTCCGGCTGTCGGCGTTCCGACACGCACTGCAGCGCTGGCTGGCCGAGACCCCCGGGGCCATCCAGCCAGAACGCTTCCGGCACACCGTCCTCCAGTGGCTGCAGGACGAGCTACCTGATCTGTCTGTGTCACGTCAGCGGGGGCGCCTGCAGTGGGGTGTGCCGGTGCCTGGGGACCCCGAGCAGACGGTTTACGTCTGGCTTGATGCCTTGGTGAACTACCTGACGGCGGCTGGCTTCCCGGAGCAGCAGCCTCGCTGGTGGGCCGCGGCTCGTCACGTTATCGGCAAAGACATCCTGAAGTTCCACGCCATCTACTGGCCGGCTTTTCTGCTAGCGGCCGGGCTGCCCCTCCCCCGGGCGATCCTAGTGCACTCCCACTGGACCGTGGAGGGACAGAAGATGTCTAAGAGCCGCGGGAACGTGGTGAAGCCCCTGGAGGCATCCAGGCTTCTCACGACGGATGGCCTGCGCTACTTCCTTCTCCGCCAGGGCGTGCCGGACTCCGACTGTGACTTTTACGAGGATAAAGCCGTGAAGCTGCTAAATAGCGAGCTTGCTGACACCCTCGGGGGGCTCCTGAACCGCTGCACGGCCCTCTCACTCAACCCCGAGCAGGTGTACCCCCGCTTCTGTGCCACATCTTTCCCGAGGGAGGGGGCGGCTGGCGTGGGGGGAAGGACGGTGCCTGAGGACTACGCCATGCTGGAGTCGGTGGAGGCGCTGCCCGGCCTGGTGGCCCAGCACTACGAATCGCTGCAGGCCTACAAGGCCTTGGAGGGGGTGGCGGCATGTGTGCGGCACACGAACGGTTTTATCCAGCGGCACACACCGTGGAAGCTGGACCGTGGCTCCCCCGGCGACCGCTGCTGGCTGGACACCATCCTGCACGTCTCCTTGGAGAGCCTCCGGATCTAcggcatcctcctgcagcctgcGGTGCCCCTGCTGGCGGACAAGCTCCTGTCACGTTTGGGGGTGAGTCCTGAGGAGCGGGCCTGGGGGAACCTCTGCTTCTTGGCCCGGCATCGGGGAGACGCCTGCCCCTTTGAGGGCAGGGCCCTGGGCCCCGACACGGGGCTGTTCTTCCCCCGGCTGGACAGACCGAAGGCCAGCAAGAGTGACTCCAAAAGCAGGTAG
- the mars2 gene encoding methionine--tRNA ligase, mitochondrial isoform X1, whose translation MVLRNVFTVRILKTATWTPTRVSRGSGFARSPIRPCASGCKTVSDELHFITTPIFYVNAAPHIGHLYSAVIADYLHRYMLMCGVTSKFSTGTDEHGLKIQQAAACAGEDPLTFCTEVSGQFRHLFEKCDISYTDFIRTTDERHRRAVEQFWAVLQRGGHIYKGTYEGWYSTQDESFLTPTQVGDSTDCDGTAIKVSLESGHKVEWMKEKNYMFRLSAFRHALQRWLAETPGAIQPERFRHTVLQWLQDELPDLSVSRQRGRLQWGVPVPGDPEQTVYVWLDALVNYLTAAGFPEQQPRWWAAARHVIGKDILKFHAIYWPAFLLAAGLPLPRAILVHSHWTVEGQKMSKSRGNVVKPLEASRLLTTDGLRYFLLRQGVPDSDCDFYEDKAVKLLNSELADTLGGLLNRCTALSLNPEQVYPRFCATSFPREGAAGVGGRTVPEDYAMLESVEALPGLVAQHYESLQAYKALEGVAACVRHTNGFIQRHTPWKLDRGSPGDRCWLDTILHVSLESLRIYGILLQPAVPLLADKLLSRLGVSPEERAWGNLCFLARHRGDACPFEGRALGPDTGLFFPRLDRPKASKSDSKSR comes from the exons ATGGTGCTGCGGAATGTTTTTACCGTACGCATTTTAAAGACTGCAACATGGACCCCCACGCGTGTGTCCAGGGGCAGCGGCTTTGCACGGAGTCCGATTCGACCTTGTGCTTCAGGCTGCAAGACGGTTTCCGACGAGCTTCATTTCATCACCACCCCGATTTTCTACGTCAACGCCGCTCCCCACATCGGACACTTGTATTCCGCAGTCATAGCCGACTATTTGCACAGGTACATGCTCATGTGTGGTGTCACATCCAAGTTCTCCACTG GCACTGATGAGCATGGGTTAAAAATCCAGCAGGCGGCTGCCTGTGCCGGAGAGGATCCTCTGACCTTCTGCACTGAGGTGTCGGGACAGTTCAGGCACCTCTTTGAAAAGTGTGACATCTCTTACACGGACTTCATCAGGACGACAGACGAGAGGCACCGCCGTGCCGTGGAGCAGTTCTGGGCTGTGCTGCAGCGGGGAGGCCACATCTACAAGGGCACTTATGAAGGCTGGTACTCCACACAGGATGAGAGCTTCCTCACGCCCACCCAGGTCGGTGACAGCACCGACTGTGATGGAACGGCCATCAAGGTTTCACTCGAGAGCGGCCACAAG GTGGAGTGGATGAAGGAGAAGAACTACATGTTCCGGCTGTCGGCGTTCCGACACGCACTGCAGCGCTGGCTGGCCGAGACCCCCGGGGCCATCCAGCCAGAACGCTTCCGGCACACCGTCCTCCAGTGGCTGCAGGACGAGCTACCTGATCTGTCTGTGTCACGTCAGCGGGGGCGCCTGCAGTGGGGTGTGCCGGTGCCTGGGGACCCCGAGCAGACGGTTTACGTCTGGCTTGATGCCTTGGTGAACTACCTGACGGCGGCTGGCTTCCCGGAGCAGCAGCCTCGCTGGTGGGCCGCGGCTCGTCACGTTATCGGCAAAGACATCCTGAAGTTCCACGCCATCTACTGGCCGGCTTTTCTGCTAGCGGCCGGGCTGCCCCTCCCCCGGGCGATCCTAGTGCACTCCCACTGGACCGTGGAGGGACAGAAGATGTCTAAGAGCCGCGGGAACGTGGTGAAGCCCCTGGAGGCATCCAGGCTTCTCACGACGGATGGCCTGCGCTACTTCCTTCTCCGCCAGGGCGTGCCGGACTCCGACTGTGACTTTTACGAGGATAAAGCCGTGAAGCTGCTAAATAGCGAGCTTGCTGACACCCTCGGGGGGCTCCTGAACCGCTGCACGGCCCTCTCACTCAACCCCGAGCAGGTGTACCCCCGCTTCTGTGCCACATCTTTCCCGAGGGAGGGGGCGGCTGGCGTGGGGGGAAGGACGGTGCCTGAGGACTACGCCATGCTGGAGTCGGTGGAGGCGCTGCCCGGCCTGGTGGCCCAGCACTACGAATCGCTGCAGGCCTACAAGGCCTTGGAGGGGGTGGCGGCATGTGTGCGGCACACGAACGGTTTTATCCAGCGGCACACACCGTGGAAGCTGGACCGTGGCTCCCCCGGCGACCGCTGCTGGCTGGACACCATCCTGCACGTCTCCTTGGAGAGCCTCCGGATCTAcggcatcctcctgcagcctgcGGTGCCCCTGCTGGCGGACAAGCTCCTGTCACGTTTGGGGGTGAGTCCTGAGGAGCGGGCCTGGGGGAACCTCTGCTTCTTGGCCCGGCATCGGGGAGACGCCTGCCCCTTTGAGGGCAGGGCCCTGGGCCCCGACACGGGGCTGTTCTTCCCCCGGCTGGACAGACCGAAGGCCAGCAAGAGTGACTCCAAAAGCAGGTAG